A portion of the Bacillus sp. es.034 genome contains these proteins:
- a CDS encoding aspartate aminotransferase family protein yields MVKAGQSQDVWLKQDEKLIWHSMKPYNPEGTMVVTESHGSWITDQDGQKYLDGMAGLWCVNVGYGRQELAEAAYEQLKKMAYFPLTQSHQPAIELAEKLNQLLGDEYVIFFSNSGSEANETAFKIARQYHQQNGEEGRYKIFSRYRGYHGNSMGALAATGQAQRKFKYEPLAPGFHHIAPPDAYRDDVTGGNPHDLPGVKAIDQAMTWELSETVAALIMEPIITGGGILMPQDGYMKAAKEVCVKHGALLIVDEVICGFGRTGKAFGFMNYDVKPDIITMAKGITSAYLPLSATAVKREIYEAFKGSEEYDYFRHINTFGGNPAACALALKNIEIMENEKLFDRSKDLGEKALNSLKNHLQDHPYVGDVRGKGLLIGIEMVTHKDTKEPLELDKVNAVIGYCKQNGVIIGKNGATVAGFNNVLTISPPLNIEEEDLERLVSTVIEGIQHLN; encoded by the coding sequence ATGGTAAAAGCAGGTCAATCTCAAGATGTATGGTTAAAGCAGGATGAGAAGCTAATTTGGCACTCCATGAAACCATATAATCCCGAGGGCACGATGGTTGTGACGGAATCTCACGGGTCGTGGATAACTGATCAGGATGGACAGAAGTATCTTGATGGAATGGCAGGATTATGGTGTGTTAACGTTGGATATGGACGACAGGAGTTAGCAGAGGCAGCTTACGAGCAGCTCAAGAAAATGGCTTACTTCCCTCTTACCCAAAGTCATCAGCCGGCCATTGAACTTGCAGAGAAGTTAAATCAATTACTTGGTGATGAATATGTGATATTCTTCTCTAACAGTGGATCTGAAGCCAATGAAACGGCCTTTAAGATCGCCCGCCAATATCATCAACAAAACGGTGAGGAGGGAAGATATAAAATTTTCTCCCGGTATAGAGGGTATCACGGTAACTCTATGGGGGCCTTGGCTGCTACAGGGCAGGCTCAGCGTAAATTCAAGTATGAACCATTGGCGCCTGGATTTCACCATATTGCTCCTCCCGACGCATACCGCGATGATGTGACAGGGGGGAATCCCCACGACCTTCCAGGAGTGAAGGCGATTGACCAGGCCATGACATGGGAACTAAGTGAAACAGTCGCTGCATTGATCATGGAGCCAATCATTACAGGCGGAGGAATCCTCATGCCGCAGGATGGCTATATGAAAGCGGCCAAAGAAGTGTGTGTGAAGCATGGTGCTCTCTTAATAGTAGATGAAGTGATTTGTGGGTTTGGAAGGACCGGAAAGGCATTCGGCTTTATGAATTATGATGTGAAGCCTGATATCATCACAATGGCCAAGGGAATTACCAGTGCTTATCTCCCGTTATCCGCCACTGCTGTAAAGCGTGAGATCTATGAAGCTTTTAAGGGATCTGAAGAATATGATTATTTCCGTCATATCAACACATTCGGAGGAAATCCTGCAGCCTGTGCGCTGGCTTTGAAGAACATTGAAATCATGGAAAACGAGAAACTCTTTGATCGGTCGAAAGACCTGGGGGAAAAAGCGTTAAATTCCTTAAAAAATCACCTCCAGGATCACCCCTATGTAGGGGATGTCAGAGGGAAGGGATTATTGATCGGAATTGAGATGGTGACTCATAAGGATACCAAGGAGCCTTTGGAGCTGGATAAAGTTAACGCCGTCATAGGATATTGTAAGCAAAATGGAGTCATCATCGGGAAAAATGGTGCGACCGTGGCAGGTTTCAACAATGTCCTGACAATTTCACCTCCGCTAAACATCGAAGAAGAAGATCTGGAACGACTGGTATCGACTGTCATCGAAGGGATCCAACACCTTAATTAA
- a CDS encoding CoA-acylating methylmalonate-semialdehyde dehydrogenase — translation MTVIKKDVAVLKNYIGGKWVDSLSSQTLEVLNPATNEEIARVPISTKEDVAMAVKAAKHASETWKKTPVPKRARILYRYHTLLSDNHDDLAGLVVQENGKSFKEAYGEVQRGLECVEFACGAPTLMMGETLSGIAEDIDSEMFRYPLGVVGGITPFNFPMMVPLWMFPLAIACGNTFVLKPSERTPILANRLAELLTEAGMPEGVLNVVHGAHDVVNGLLENKDIAAISFVGSQPVAKYVYQQAASQGKRVQALSGAKNHHIVMPDADFNKAAEHIISSAFGSAGQRCMACSAVVVVGDNEEFVKALNKKADELCIGNGMDEEVLLTPVIRKENREKTLGYIEKGIQEGASLIRDGRKEMEDFKEGNFLGATIFDHVTPEMTIAKEEMFAPILSLLRAEDLDGGLDYIRQSRYGNGATIYTKDAGAVRQFREEADAGMLGINVGVPATMAFFPFSGWKDSFYGDMHVNGKDGVNFYTRKKMITSRFDF, via the coding sequence ATGACTGTAATAAAAAAAGATGTAGCAGTATTGAAAAATTACATTGGGGGTAAGTGGGTGGATTCTCTCAGCTCACAAACATTGGAAGTCTTAAATCCAGCCACAAATGAAGAGATTGCGAGGGTTCCGATCTCTACCAAAGAAGATGTGGCGATGGCAGTGAAAGCTGCGAAGCATGCCTCAGAAACATGGAAAAAGACCCCGGTGCCAAAACGTGCCAGAATTCTGTATAGATATCATACATTGCTTTCAGACAATCACGATGATCTGGCGGGATTAGTGGTGCAGGAGAATGGGAAATCATTCAAAGAAGCGTATGGGGAAGTACAACGAGGACTAGAATGTGTGGAATTCGCTTGTGGAGCACCCACCCTCATGATGGGAGAGACGCTCAGTGGGATAGCGGAAGATATCGACTCCGAAATGTTCCGCTATCCACTAGGTGTTGTAGGGGGGATTACTCCTTTCAACTTCCCGATGATGGTCCCGTTATGGATGTTCCCCCTTGCCATCGCCTGTGGAAATACTTTCGTATTGAAGCCATCTGAAAGAACCCCGATCTTAGCCAATAGACTTGCAGAGCTGTTAACGGAAGCGGGAATGCCTGAGGGGGTCCTAAACGTGGTGCACGGTGCCCACGATGTGGTGAATGGCTTACTGGAGAACAAGGACATTGCGGCCATATCATTTGTCGGAAGCCAGCCTGTTGCGAAATATGTATATCAACAAGCCGCCTCACAAGGAAAAAGGGTGCAGGCACTATCAGGGGCAAAAAACCATCATATCGTCATGCCAGATGCGGATTTTAATAAAGCCGCTGAACACATTATCAGTTCAGCATTCGGCAGTGCAGGACAGAGATGCATGGCATGCAGTGCAGTAGTGGTGGTTGGAGACAATGAAGAGTTTGTAAAGGCTTTAAATAAAAAAGCAGACGAATTATGTATAGGGAATGGGATGGATGAGGAAGTACTGCTGACTCCGGTCATTCGAAAGGAAAATCGGGAGAAGACTCTCGGTTATATTGAAAAAGGCATACAGGAAGGAGCATCACTTATTAGGGACGGCCGTAAAGAGATGGAAGATTTCAAGGAAGGGAACTTCTTGGGGGCAACGATCTTTGACCATGTGACACCAGAAATGACAATCGCAAAAGAAGAAATGTTTGCACCTATCCTCAGTCTTTTAAGAGCTGAAGATCTGGACGGGGGACTGGATTACATCCGCCAGTCAAGATACGGTAATGGTGCAACGATCTATACGAAAGACGCCGGCGCCGTCCGACAGTTCAGGGAGGAAGCAGACGCAGGGATGCTGGGTATTAATGTGGGGGTTCCTGCGACAATGGCATTCTTCCCGTTTTCAGGGTGGAAGGACTCTTTCTATGGAGATATGCATGTAAATGGTAAAGACGGAGTAAATTTCTATACTAGGAAGAAAATGATCACTTCTCGATTTGATTTTTAA
- a CDS encoding PucR family transcriptional regulator — MKSHFYFSVKDILERKYFEHAKVIAGHRGLSRQVKWVHIVEVTSIKNLLNGNELILSTGLALKEEGSFLSLIHQLGACEAAALCIELDTNISTIPAAVLEWADQFDFPIIVFEKEVPFVSITQDIHAVIINQQYEMIKKLDFYAQNLNKLLLSVKHCRDILQVLHKELNVPVLFQLKEQDVKVHPLMCSSEEERFLQNYYKSKDSKDHHVASTKVILFDQEYAELCICRYNHPFSEYELLILDRTSTALAQYWMRELYFDEQKRLEESKWIMSWLKGDQSYDGLAAFMDELNVSIHGGVVCICKTNALADKEMLDLTFFNLVTKSIFEQYGFKVVPERIDHDLVFILLDTRRTGDWKVRLISAYEKILKSGFFRKSSGAIFATGKYQLEMMDIHRSYETAKDTLAFRTKVDGGDNYCFFDDIHLFRLISIVNENVNMWEMIEEFLSPLIEYDRDHDGDLLKTLKVFLACQGSKQETSKRLFIVRQTLYHRLKKIEDMLGEDFMRSDKRVTIEFLLAAHEYLQPQSLLKKTKVH, encoded by the coding sequence ATGAAAAGTCATTTCTATTTTTCAGTGAAAGATATCCTGGAAAGAAAGTACTTTGAACACGCTAAGGTGATAGCTGGGCACAGAGGTCTCTCCAGACAAGTAAAATGGGTCCACATTGTCGAAGTCACTTCCATAAAAAATCTTCTTAACGGGAACGAATTGATCCTTTCGACTGGTCTTGCCCTGAAGGAGGAAGGGAGTTTCCTCTCACTCATTCACCAGTTGGGGGCTTGTGAAGCAGCTGCCCTTTGTATTGAACTTGATACGAATATCTCTACCATACCAGCAGCTGTATTGGAGTGGGCGGATCAATTTGATTTCCCCATCATTGTTTTTGAAAAAGAAGTCCCTTTTGTCAGTATCACGCAGGATATACACGCCGTAATCATCAATCAACAATATGAGATGATCAAGAAACTTGATTTCTATGCTCAGAACCTGAATAAGCTGCTGCTGTCAGTCAAGCACTGCAGGGATATACTTCAAGTATTACATAAAGAATTGAATGTACCGGTACTTTTTCAATTGAAAGAACAAGATGTTAAGGTTCATCCCTTAATGTGTTCGTCTGAAGAAGAGCGCTTCCTGCAAAACTACTATAAGAGCAAAGACAGTAAAGATCATCACGTTGCTTCAACGAAGGTCATCCTATTTGATCAGGAGTATGCAGAGCTTTGCATCTGCCGATACAATCATCCGTTCAGTGAATATGAGCTGCTGATACTTGACCGGACATCCACCGCCCTTGCTCAATATTGGATGAGGGAATTGTATTTTGATGAACAAAAACGCTTGGAAGAATCAAAATGGATCATGTCCTGGTTAAAAGGAGATCAGTCATACGATGGACTTGCCGCGTTCATGGATGAACTAAACGTATCGATCCACGGTGGTGTCGTGTGTATATGCAAGACAAATGCACTGGCTGATAAAGAAATGCTTGATTTAACCTTCTTCAATCTAGTAACAAAAAGCATATTTGAACAATATGGTTTCAAAGTGGTGCCCGAAAGGATTGATCATGATTTAGTCTTCATTCTCCTTGATACCCGGAGAACCGGTGATTGGAAGGTGCGATTGATCAGTGCTTATGAAAAGATTTTAAAATCAGGATTTTTCAGAAAGTCGTCAGGTGCCATTTTTGCCACAGGTAAATATCAACTCGAGATGATGGATATTCATAGAAGCTATGAAACTGCGAAAGATACCCTTGCGTTTCGAACGAAAGTCGATGGAGGGGACAACTATTGTTTCTTTGATGACATTCATTTATTCAGATTGATTTCAATTGTCAACGAGAATGTGAATATGTGGGAAATGATAGAAGAATTTCTTTCCCCGTTAATAGAATATGACAGGGACCACGATGGGGATTTATTGAAGACACTCAAAGTTTTCCTGGCTTGTCAGGGGTCAAAGCAAGAAACCTCCAAAAGATTATTTATCGTGAGACAAACACTCTATCATAGACTGAAGAAAATAGAAGATATGCTTGGTGAAGATTTCATGAGATCGGATAAACGGGTGACAATCGAATTTCTTTTGGCGGCGCATGAATATTTGCAGCCTCAAAGCTTATTGAAGAAGACAAAGGTACATTAA
- a CDS encoding NCS1 family transporter translates to MLKRSYLKSPDLLPIKESERKVTKLGYSFMWVGMVVVLATFAIGGAGVVSLPLPLVVLATIIGSLAIGLFITLTGDIGIEHGLSFPVYMRAPFGTIGTHIPSVVRGLAASMWFGINTYFGATAMNGILNILSGFDNWFVCFMIFAILQLVNTALGIKAVERFADLAAPVIILISVWMYSSLSDSAASQGRDIWSWVESPVTGAATFTAFLVVIFSNMGFWATLSADIPSISRFMKAPSNERNWFKRNRSALIGNLIALPITQAFMVLIGGISYIAVLNYDPVVALQEAASGFVLGVLLLMIVLAQWSTNIAANIVPAATIFSNVGGPKFPFWAGVLTAGVVGTIVQPWNLFDIIIPVLLFVGGILSAIVGILISDYYFIRKRRVNVPALYEDRGQFSYMKGINLAGFISWILGAVASYFVPNFSFLVGFGIGAVCYYVLAKYWWFKKYEQAELSDPSDEKYLGMSVGRDWIIEEAEENVIEKSPTGTSFS, encoded by the coding sequence ATGTTGAAAAGAAGTTATTTAAAGTCTCCTGATTTATTACCGATCAAAGAAAGTGAAAGGAAAGTTACAAAGCTTGGTTATTCCTTTATGTGGGTGGGGATGGTCGTCGTACTTGCAACATTCGCAATCGGTGGGGCAGGCGTCGTATCGTTACCATTACCCCTCGTTGTTTTAGCCACAATCATTGGTTCCCTTGCCATTGGCTTATTTATAACCTTAACAGGCGATATCGGAATCGAACATGGTTTATCCTTCCCTGTATACATGAGAGCACCCTTCGGAACGATCGGGACACATATTCCATCCGTGGTCCGTGGCCTGGCTGCTTCCATGTGGTTCGGAATCAACACATACTTCGGTGCTACAGCGATGAACGGAATTCTTAATATATTATCAGGTTTTGATAATTGGTTTGTTTGCTTCATGATTTTTGCGATTCTTCAATTGGTGAATACGGCACTTGGAATTAAAGCTGTGGAACGTTTTGCGGACCTTGCCGCCCCAGTCATCATTCTCATCTCAGTCTGGATGTATTCGTCATTATCAGACTCTGCAGCCTCTCAGGGAAGAGATATTTGGAGCTGGGTTGAAAGTCCGGTGACGGGGGCAGCCACATTTACTGCTTTCCTTGTTGTGATTTTTAGTAATATGGGATTTTGGGCAACACTTTCAGCAGATATTCCTTCCATTTCACGCTTCATGAAGGCTCCAAGCAATGAAAGGAATTGGTTCAAGAGAAATCGGAGTGCACTCATAGGTAATCTTATTGCCCTGCCGATTACTCAAGCATTTATGGTATTAATCGGTGGTATTTCGTATATAGCCGTACTGAATTATGATCCTGTAGTTGCCCTGCAGGAGGCGGCAAGCGGATTTGTCCTAGGAGTCCTGCTCCTGATGATCGTCCTGGCACAATGGTCTACGAATATTGCGGCCAATATAGTACCTGCCGCCACCATTTTTTCAAATGTAGGGGGACCCAAATTTCCTTTTTGGGCTGGTGTGTTAACAGCCGGAGTCGTGGGGACGATCGTCCAGCCTTGGAACCTTTTCGATATTATCATTCCCGTTCTGCTGTTTGTAGGGGGGATTTTATCCGCCATCGTTGGAATATTGATATCAGATTACTATTTTATAAGAAAACGCCGGGTTAATGTCCCCGCATTATATGAAGACAGGGGACAATTCAGCTATATGAAAGGTATCAATCTTGCGGGCTTCATCTCATGGATCCTTGGGGCGGTAGCTTCATATTTCGTTCCTAACTTCTCGTTTCTGGTTGGATTTGGAATAGGAGCCGTCTGCTATTACGTATTGGCTAAATATTGGTGGTTCAAGAAGTATGAGCAGGCAGAACTTTCCGATCCCAGTGATGAGAAGTATCTGGGAATGTCGGTAGGTCGTGATTGGATCATTGAAGAAGCAGAGGAAAACGTTATTGAAAAATCCCCAACAGGCACAAGTTTTTCTTGA